The following coding sequences lie in one Chelatococcus sp. YT9 genomic window:
- a CDS encoding amino acid ABC transporter permease, which yields MGQNEFIFLLVGLKWTVLLSAVGFAGGGVTGLGVALARTSGLPWLERATAGYIALFQGTPLLMQLFVVYYGLALIGLKLDAWIAVAIGFTLHASAYLGEIWRGSIDAVPKGQTEAAKALSLNYVSRMKDVILPQALRISLPATIGFLVQLIKGTSLASIVGFLELTRAGNIISNQIFQPILVFGVVGMLYFAMCWPLSLAGARLERQLAVGTR from the coding sequence ATGGGACAGAACGAATTCATCTTCCTGCTGGTAGGGCTGAAATGGACGGTATTGCTGTCGGCTGTCGGCTTTGCGGGAGGCGGCGTGACCGGGCTGGGAGTTGCTCTGGCACGCACCTCCGGCCTGCCCTGGCTGGAGCGCGCGACAGCGGGCTATATCGCCCTTTTTCAGGGCACGCCTCTGCTGATGCAGCTCTTTGTTGTCTACTACGGCCTTGCTCTGATCGGATTGAAGCTTGATGCCTGGATAGCGGTCGCGATTGGTTTCACCCTGCACGCCAGCGCCTATCTCGGCGAGATCTGGCGTGGTTCCATCGATGCCGTACCTAAAGGCCAGACGGAGGCGGCAAAGGCCCTGAGCCTAAACTATGTGTCGCGCATGAAGGACGTAATCCTGCCGCAGGCCCTGCGCATTTCGCTGCCCGCCACAATAGGCTTTCTGGTTCAGCTCATCAAGGGAACGTCCCTGGCATCGATTGTAGGGTTTCTGGAATTGACTCGCGCTGGAAACATTATATCTAATCAGATATTCCAGCCAATACTTGTTTTCGGCGTCGTCGGAATGCTTTATTTTGCGATGTGCTGGCCGTTATCTCTTGCCGGCGCGCGGCTTGAGCGGCAGCTCGCCGTCGGCACGCGGTGA
- a CDS encoding GntR family transcriptional regulator: protein MAESDLLGEETAVATSGEQAYARIRADIVFGRLKPAQRLTLEKLRPTYGVGISTLREILSRLTPEGLVIAEGQRGFQVAPCSTEDLREIAALRLLIEKHALSESFRAGDMEWEGRVVAAHHKLARMEAGLLAGDTSRTEQWKRYDWEFHQALVSACGSRALLDMHSGIYDRYLRYQMVFVIFRGGIAAEEHKALLTCALNRDTEEAQRVLERHVQGCLDFAFENSLIS from the coding sequence ATGGCTGAATCAGATCTGTTAGGCGAAGAGACCGCCGTTGCGACGTCCGGCGAGCAGGCCTACGCCCGCATTCGCGCGGATATCGTCTTCGGCCGCCTAAAGCCGGCGCAGCGGTTAACCCTGGAGAAATTGCGCCCCACCTATGGGGTGGGCATCAGCACCTTGCGCGAGATCCTGAGTCGATTGACCCCAGAAGGGTTAGTCATCGCGGAGGGGCAGCGGGGTTTTCAGGTCGCGCCCTGTTCGACGGAGGATCTGCGGGAGATCGCGGCGTTGCGGCTTCTCATCGAGAAGCACGCGCTGAGCGAGTCTTTTCGGGCGGGCGATATGGAATGGGAGGGCAGGGTCGTCGCCGCTCATCACAAGCTCGCACGCATGGAAGCGGGCCTTCTGGCGGGGGACACATCACGAACCGAGCAATGGAAGCGTTACGACTGGGAATTCCACCAGGCGCTCGTGTCGGCTTGCGGTTCAAGAGCGCTTCTTGACATGCACTCCGGCATCTACGACCGGTATCTGCGCTACCAGATGGTGTTCGTAATCTTTCGCGGTGGTATCGCCGCAGAGGAACATAAGGCGCTGCTGACCTGCGCGCTGAACCGTGACACGGAGGAAGCCCAGCGGGTGCTCGAGCGGCATGTGCAGGGCTGTCTCGATTTCGCTTTTGAGAACAGCTTGATCAGCTGA
- a CDS encoding ThiF family adenylyltransferase produces MITGTTRLVAHLGHPTESFKAPMIYNPYFMRRGIDAVVVPMGVKAPDFPAFLRLFARLSNAHGALITMPHKVTAVGLVDEVMTTAAIAGACNAVRIERDGRLVAEMFDGEGFVRGMLKKGRIITGKRALVVGAGGVGSAIAASLAKAGVAQIALFDTEPPAASALGERLRRHYPALGVSVGGKDPDGFDIIVNATPLGMRTGDPLPVDVARIAPSAFVGEVVMKQEITPFLDAVRARGCAYQVGIDMLFEQIPAYLEFFGFPTTTSDDLRAVAHLAREEAPS; encoded by the coding sequence ATGATCACGGGCACAACAAGGCTCGTTGCGCATCTCGGCCATCCGACCGAGAGCTTCAAGGCGCCGATGATCTATAATCCCTACTTCATGCGTCGGGGCATTGATGCCGTCGTCGTCCCCATGGGCGTGAAAGCGCCGGACTTTCCCGCCTTTCTGCGACTCTTCGCCCGGCTCTCCAATGCCCACGGCGCTTTGATCACCATGCCGCACAAGGTCACCGCTGTCGGTCTCGTCGACGAGGTCATGACCACTGCGGCCATTGCCGGGGCCTGTAACGCCGTGAGGATCGAGCGCGACGGACGGCTCGTCGCAGAGATGTTCGACGGGGAAGGTTTCGTCCGCGGCATGTTGAAGAAGGGACGCATCATCACGGGCAAACGCGCTCTGGTCGTCGGGGCTGGCGGTGTTGGGTCGGCAATCGCCGCTTCGCTCGCGAAGGCAGGCGTGGCCCAGATCGCCCTGTTCGACACCGAGCCACCCGCGGCGTCAGCGCTGGGGGAGCGACTGCGCCGCCATTATCCAGCGCTTGGCGTATCGGTCGGCGGCAAGGATCCGGACGGCTTCGACATTATCGTCAATGCAACCCCGCTCGGCATGAGGACTGGAGATCCACTCCCTGTCGATGTCGCACGTATCGCGCCATCGGCCTTCGTCGGGGAAGTCGTCATGAAACAGGAAATTACACCTTTTCTTGACGCCGTTCGCGCGAGGGGCTGCGCCTATCAGGTCGGGATCGACATGCTGTTTGAACAGATCCCGGCCTATCTCGAGTTCTTCGGCTTCCCCACGACAACGTCAGACGACCTGCGTGCTGTTGCCCACCTTGCACGGGAGGAGGCTCCATCATGA
- the aroQ gene encoding type II 3-dehydroquinate dehydratase, whose translation MSRLVYVINGPNLNLLGKRQPHIYGDETLADVEAACRILSEELNLRLSFHQSNREYEIIDWIHDAREGAIGIVINPGAFTHTSVAILDALNAFDGTVIECHISNVHKRESFRHHSFVSLRADGVIAGFGTQGYELALRRIARIAETSET comes from the coding sequence ATGAGCCGCCTCGTCTATGTGATCAACGGTCCCAACCTCAATCTCCTTGGAAAGCGGCAACCCCATATCTATGGTGATGAAACGCTTGCCGATGTGGAGGCCGCATGCCGCATATTGAGCGAGGAATTGAATCTGCGGCTCAGCTTTCATCAATCCAATCGGGAATATGAAATCATCGACTGGATCCATGACGCGCGCGAAGGGGCAATCGGCATCGTCATCAACCCCGGGGCGTTCACTCATACGTCGGTCGCCATCCTCGATGCCCTGAATGCATTCGATGGAACGGTCATCGAATGTCACATCTCGAACGTTCATAAGCGCGAGTCTTTCCGCCATCATTCCTTCGTGTCTTTGCGGGCAGATGGCGTGATCGCCGGTTTCGGCACCCAAGGCTATGAGCTCGCCTTGCGGCGCATCGCACGTATCGCCGAGACCTCAGAGACTTAA
- the aroQ gene encoding type II 3-dehydroquinate dehydratase: protein MNNVVYILNGPNLNLLGDREPAIYGTATLADIRERCDNTAIKLGLAVDFRQTNFEGELVESVHEARGKACAIIINPAAYTFTSIALLDALKTFDKPKIELHISNIHTRESIYHNSLISRAATGIIIGLGAAGYELALQAVSALVPQN, encoded by the coding sequence ATGAACAATGTCGTCTATATTCTCAATGGCCCGAACCTGAACTTGCTGGGCGATCGCGAGCCTGCAATCTACGGCACAGCAACACTCGCGGATATTCGCGAACGCTGCGACAACACCGCTATTAAGCTTGGTCTCGCGGTTGACTTCCGGCAGACGAATTTCGAAGGTGAACTTGTGGAAAGCGTCCACGAGGCGCGCGGCAAAGCTTGTGCAATCATCATCAATCCTGCGGCCTACACATTCACGTCGATCGCCCTGCTCGACGCGCTCAAGACATTCGACAAGCCGAAAATCGAATTGCATATATCAAATATTCACACCCGCGAGAGCATCTATCACAACTCGCTGATCTCGCGAGCCGCAACCGGGATTATTATTGGTCTTGGGGCAGCCGGTTACGAGCTTGCTCTGCAAGCGGTCTCCGCCCTGGTCCCGCAGAATTAG
- a CDS encoding TetR family transcriptional regulator, producing MDRVATSRPSRVKGGKKSASWTQDPEGVKQGILAVAREEFVEYGLSGARVDEIAAKTVTSKRMIYYYFGDKEGLYQAVLEEAYDRIRRFERSLDLATLPPVEAIATLAGFTFDYHADNPDFVRLVMVENIHHARHLKNSSKISDLNMSAINMIREIYDRGLASGAFREGLDPIDIHLTISALSFYNVSNQATIQQVFGHDMADPAARARRRRSAVDTVLRMLCR from the coding sequence ATGGATCGCGTTGCTACGTCCCGGCCGTCGCGGGTCAAAGGCGGAAAGAAATCCGCCAGCTGGACGCAGGATCCTGAAGGGGTCAAGCAGGGGATCCTGGCGGTTGCCCGTGAGGAGTTCGTGGAATACGGACTGAGCGGCGCCCGTGTCGATGAGATCGCCGCCAAGACTGTCACCAGCAAGAGGATGATCTACTACTATTTCGGGGATAAGGAGGGGCTCTACCAGGCTGTTCTCGAGGAGGCCTACGATCGTATCCGTAGGTTCGAGCGGAGCCTGGACCTCGCGACGTTGCCTCCCGTGGAGGCTATAGCCACCCTTGCGGGCTTCACGTTCGATTATCACGCCGATAATCCGGATTTCGTCCGCCTTGTCATGGTCGAGAATATCCATCACGCCCGACATCTCAAGAATTCCTCTAAGATTAGCGACCTCAACATGTCTGCAATCAATATGATCCGCGAAATATACGATCGTGGACTGGCATCAGGTGCATTCCGGGAGGGGCTTGATCCAATTGATATCCACCTCACCATCAGTGCACTCAGTTTTTACAATGTGTCGAACCAAGCGACGATCCAGCAGGTGTTCGGGCATGACATGGCTGATCCTGCCGCGCGCGCACGCCGAAGAAGGAGCGCGGTCGACACCGTCCTTCGCATGCTCTGTCGTTGA
- a CDS encoding Gfo/Idh/MocA family oxidoreductase: MGPVKLAIVGAGLIGSRHAQHVAADPGALLSAVIDPAPAAQALARTLDTAWYASLGACLAVDRPDGVIIATPNQLHVANGLEAIAARIPTLVEKPIADDVAAAESLVEAAEGCGIPLLVGHHRRYNPMIRKAKEIIDAGRIGQVLTLTGQFWLMKPEDYFETAWRREPGGGPVFLNLIHDIDLFRYLCGEVDTVQALESNAVRGYAVEETAAIILRFDSGILATISASDAVVAPWSWELTAGENPAYPRQGESCYHIGGTYGSLTIPQLELWSHRGKRSWWEPLQRERIPFSPDDPLKLQIRHFCEVICGRETPIVSGREGLRTLKVIEAVKRAARSGTAVKIAA; encoded by the coding sequence ATGGGGCCAGTCAAACTCGCAATCGTTGGAGCCGGACTGATCGGCAGCCGCCACGCGCAGCATGTCGCTGCCGATCCGGGAGCCCTTCTGTCGGCCGTCATCGATCCCGCGCCCGCAGCTCAGGCGCTGGCCCGCACGCTGGACACCGCGTGGTATGCAAGCCTTGGCGCGTGCCTAGCGGTGGACAGGCCCGACGGCGTCATCATCGCGACACCTAACCAGTTGCACGTCGCCAACGGGCTAGAAGCGATCGCGGCTCGTATTCCCACGCTTGTCGAAAAGCCGATCGCAGATGACGTCGCCGCCGCTGAAAGCCTCGTGGAGGCTGCAGAAGGCTGCGGAATTCCGCTGCTCGTTGGGCACCACCGGCGCTATAATCCGATGATCCGCAAGGCAAAGGAAATCATCGACGCGGGTCGGATCGGACAAGTGCTGACCCTCACGGGCCAGTTCTGGCTGATGAAACCTGAGGACTATTTCGAGACGGCGTGGCGCCGGGAACCCGGCGGCGGTCCGGTCTTTCTGAATCTTATCCATGACATCGATCTGTTTCGATACTTGTGCGGCGAAGTGGATACCGTTCAGGCGCTGGAATCGAACGCGGTCCGCGGGTATGCGGTCGAAGAAACCGCGGCGATTATTCTGCGGTTCGATAGCGGAATCCTTGCAACGATCAGTGCGTCCGATGCAGTCGTTGCTCCCTGGAGCTGGGAACTGACGGCCGGCGAGAACCCGGCCTATCCCCGGCAGGGGGAAAGCTGTTATCATATCGGGGGGACGTACGGATCTCTGACAATCCCGCAACTGGAACTCTGGTCCCATCGCGGCAAACGGAGCTGGTGGGAGCCCTTGCAGCGCGAGCGCATTCCTTTCTCGCCTGACGATCCGCTCAAGCTGCAGATCCGGCATTTCTGCGAGGTTATCTGCGGTCGCGAGACGCCAATCGTCTCAGGGCGTGAGGGCTTGCGCACACTGAAAGTCATCGAGGCTGTCAAGCGGGCGGCCCGTAGCGGTACGGCGGTCAAAATCGCCGCCTGA
- a CDS encoding amino acid ABC transporter ATP-binding protein, with protein MISMIAVEKWYGSFQALRNINLSVNRGERIVLCGPSGSGKSTLIRCINRLEDYQKGEIRVGGIVLTDAGKTIDAVRREVGMVFQHFNLFPHLTVMENCMLAPMRSLGIGKEQAASTARQLLGRVKILEQAEKYPAQLSGGQQQRVAIARALCMKPKVMLFDEPTSALDPEMVKEVLDTMIGLAEEGMTMICVTHEMGFARQVADRVIFMSEGAIVEEAPPAEFFTAPRHARTRKFLGEILNMH; from the coding sequence ATGATCAGCATGATCGCGGTCGAGAAGTGGTACGGCTCCTTTCAGGCTTTGCGTAACATTAATCTGTCGGTCAACCGGGGCGAGCGCATCGTCCTGTGTGGACCGTCAGGCTCGGGAAAATCGACCTTGATACGCTGCATCAATCGTCTTGAGGACTATCAGAAGGGCGAGATCCGTGTAGGCGGCATCGTGCTGACTGATGCAGGAAAGACGATTGATGCGGTCCGACGGGAAGTCGGCATGGTGTTCCAGCACTTCAATCTATTCCCGCACTTAACTGTTATGGAAAACTGCATGCTTGCGCCGATGCGATCTCTTGGCATCGGGAAGGAGCAAGCTGCGTCTACCGCGCGCCAGCTATTGGGACGTGTCAAGATTCTGGAACAGGCAGAGAAATATCCGGCCCAACTGTCGGGCGGCCAGCAGCAGCGTGTCGCCATTGCACGCGCCCTGTGCATGAAGCCGAAGGTAATGCTGTTCGACGAACCCACATCGGCTCTTGATCCGGAAATGGTCAAGGAGGTGCTCGACACGATGATCGGCCTTGCCGAGGAGGGCATGACGATGATCTGCGTCACACACGAGATGGGTTTCGCCCGACAGGTCGCCGATCGCGTGATCTTTATGTCGGAAGGCGCGATCGTCGAAGAAGCGCCGCCCGCTGAATTCTTTACCGCCCCACGTCACGCGCGTACGCGGAAATTTCTCGGTGAAATTCTCAATATGCATTGA
- a CDS encoding branched-chain amino acid ABC transporter permease codes for MQTILSIAVDAFAYGMVLFVISIGLSMTMGLMKVVNLAHGAFAMMGGYIAAFAAHQLGVPYGVALVAAVFGTVLAAVPLERWLYRRIYGAPELTQVLMTIGITFVIIGIANFVMGPSLKTIPLPEALQGPVELGFRSIAAHKLFAVATGVVVAIALWVLIERTAFGVKLRASVDNAAMAGALGVRTKIVYAVSFAAAVGLAALGGVVGAQLLPIEPYYALRYMVTFLVVVSVGGAGSIPGALLACLLLGAVETTGRYLMPEFGEFFFYLAVIAIVCIFPHGLLGRTG; via the coding sequence ATGCAAACCATTCTTTCCATCGCCGTTGATGCCTTCGCCTATGGCATGGTGCTTTTTGTCATTTCCATCGGCCTCAGTATGACGATGGGATTGATGAAGGTCGTGAACCTCGCCCATGGTGCTTTTGCGATGATGGGCGGTTACATCGCGGCCTTCGCCGCCCATCAGCTCGGAGTGCCTTACGGCGTTGCCCTGGTCGCGGCGGTGTTCGGCACTGTGCTGGCCGCCGTTCCTCTCGAGCGTTGGCTTTACCGCCGCATCTATGGCGCGCCTGAACTCACACAGGTGCTCATGACCATTGGCATCACCTTCGTGATCATTGGTATCGCCAACTTCGTGATGGGGCCCTCGCTCAAGACCATACCTCTGCCGGAGGCGTTGCAGGGGCCGGTCGAACTCGGCTTTCGATCGATCGCAGCACACAAACTCTTCGCGGTGGCGACGGGGGTCGTCGTCGCAATCGCCTTGTGGGTTTTGATCGAACGCACTGCATTTGGAGTGAAACTCCGCGCCTCCGTCGACAATGCTGCGATGGCGGGGGCGCTCGGGGTGCGTACGAAAATCGTTTATGCCGTCAGCTTCGCGGCCGCGGTCGGTCTTGCGGCATTGGGCGGGGTTGTCGGGGCGCAATTGCTCCCCATCGAGCCTTATTATGCCTTGCGCTATATGGTGACGTTCCTCGTCGTGGTGTCGGTGGGCGGCGCGGGCTCCATTCCGGGAGCCTTGCTCGCCTGCCTGCTGCTGGGGGCCGTGGAGACCACCGGGCGCTATCTGATGCCGGAGTTCGGCGAGTTCTTCTTTTATCTCGCCGTCATCGCGATCGTCTGCATCTTTCCTCACGGTTTGCTGGGACGGACGGGATGA
- a CDS encoding amino acid ABC transporter permease, with product MNYQLDFTPVIEGLPDLLIACLGTLWLALGGMVLAIIIGIGGVVLRDSHVKSLRWLVISFVELIRNTPFLVQIYFIYFALPLAGLRLDPTPTAIIALGINGGAYAIEIIRGGVQSISKAQIEAGLALGLHKAQVFRLIVLKPALRAIFPSLTSQFILLTLTTSIASAISAYELTSVAQQIESNSFRSFEVYGVITLCYLIMSWLLMRMFGMISAHYFSYPVK from the coding sequence ATGAACTATCAGCTCGATTTCACCCCCGTCATCGAGGGTCTGCCTGATCTTCTGATTGCATGTCTCGGGACGCTTTGGCTCGCCCTCGGCGGGATGGTTCTCGCCATAATTATTGGTATAGGGGGAGTCGTTCTGCGCGATTCTCACGTCAAATCACTCCGCTGGCTTGTTATTTCCTTCGTTGAGCTGATACGTAACACGCCGTTCCTGGTCCAGATCTATTTCATCTATTTCGCCCTGCCTTTGGCGGGACTGCGCCTCGATCCAACACCCACAGCGATCATCGCTCTTGGAATTAACGGCGGCGCTTACGCCATCGAGATCATCCGCGGTGGCGTGCAGTCCATCAGCAAGGCACAGATCGAAGCCGGGCTGGCGCTGGGCCTGCACAAGGCGCAGGTCTTTCGGTTGATCGTGTTGAAACCGGCCCTCCGGGCGATTTTCCCGTCACTCACCAGCCAGTTCATACTCCTCACGCTCACGACAAGTATTGCTTCTGCCATCTCGGCCTACGAACTGACCTCGGTCGCCCAGCAGATCGAGTCCAACAGCTTTCGCAGCTTCGAAGTCTATGGCGTGATAACTCTTTGCTACCTCATCATGTCGTGGCTATTAATGCGGATGTTCGGTATGATCTCTGCGCATTACTTCAGCTACCCGGTCAAGTGA
- a CDS encoding transporter substrate-binding domain-containing protein codes for MKKYSPNRREVLLGGAIALAAPALITQPAWAITPEEIKKRGKLIVGIQGDNPPWGFVNSAGKQEGLDADIAELFGKELGVPVEFVPLEVNNRIPALTTGRVDVLFATMAMLPERAKAVQFSKPYVANTIVLVGPKSAQIKTNADMGNFTIGVAKGAAQDTQVTKNAPANTVIRRYDGDAPSIQALVSGQVQALGGNIFYLQRIEQARPGEFENKLEFQNLYNGACTRLGEKEINAALNTFIDKIKANGELQKVYDKWMKVPVHKFPDSLEGIPFTAS; via the coding sequence ATGAAAAAGTACAGCCCGAATCGTCGCGAGGTGTTGTTGGGGGGAGCGATTGCACTCGCGGCGCCGGCGTTGATCACACAACCCGCCTGGGCAATTACTCCCGAAGAAATCAAGAAGCGGGGCAAGTTGATCGTCGGCATCCAAGGCGACAATCCGCCCTGGGGGTTCGTCAACAGCGCCGGCAAGCAGGAGGGACTCGACGCGGACATAGCCGAACTCTTTGGCAAGGAGCTCGGTGTTCCGGTTGAGTTCGTGCCTCTCGAAGTAAACAATCGCATCCCCGCGCTGACGACCGGACGGGTCGACGTTCTCTTCGCGACGATGGCGATGCTGCCGGAGCGCGCCAAGGCCGTTCAATTCTCGAAGCCTTACGTCGCCAACACCATCGTCCTGGTCGGGCCGAAGTCAGCCCAGATCAAAACCAATGCGGACATGGGCAACTTCACCATCGGTGTGGCCAAGGGCGCCGCGCAGGACACTCAGGTCACCAAGAACGCACCCGCCAACACCGTCATCCGACGTTATGATGGCGATGCGCCCTCGATCCAAGCGTTGGTCTCCGGTCAAGTTCAGGCGCTTGGCGGAAATATCTTCTATCTCCAGCGCATTGAGCAGGCGCGTCCCGGCGAGTTCGAGAACAAACTCGAATTCCAGAATCTCTATAATGGCGCCTGCACGCGGCTTGGTGAGAAAGAAATCAATGCCGCCCTCAACACGTTCATCGACAAGATCAAGGCCAACGGCGAACTCCAGAAGGTCTATGACAAGTGGATGAAGGTGCCCGTTCATAAGTTCCCGGACAGCCTCGAAGGTATTCCCTTTACCGCCAGCTGA
- a CDS encoding ABC transporter substrate-binding protein — translation MKKLAILALALAMSTGVAIADTIKIGVVGPFSGPAALQGRNFQAGIDAWLALHGNKIGNNTIEIVYRDLPAADPAKSAAVTRDLIVGEGVQYLAGYYYTPDAMAAAPILVEGNVPMVVFNAATSAITNASPYVVRTSFTTWQTSTPMATVARERGIKKAITVVTDYGPGVDAESAFVKGFKDAGGEVVASVRMPMNTNDFSPIMQRIKDSGAEGVFAFLPSGPATLGFMKSFAENGLRKAGITLLAPGDLTQESDLPALRESALGTLTTFHYAVSHDSPENKAFVEAASKAIGDPASLSFPAVGAYDGMYVIAKMIEATGGKQDAKAAVDAVKGMSWTSPRGPVSINPQNRHITQNIYLREVAEDNGKYINKEIRTFEKQGDPGWKAP, via the coding sequence ATGAAAAAGCTGGCCATACTTGCGTTGGCGCTCGCCATGAGCACCGGCGTGGCCATCGCCGATACCATCAAGATTGGAGTGGTTGGCCCTTTTTCCGGGCCGGCGGCGCTGCAGGGGCGCAACTTCCAGGCAGGAATTGACGCCTGGCTCGCGCTTCACGGGAACAAGATCGGAAACAACACCATCGAGATCGTCTACCGTGACCTTCCGGCGGCGGATCCCGCCAAGTCCGCCGCCGTGACGCGTGACCTCATTGTTGGTGAGGGCGTGCAATATCTGGCGGGTTACTATTACACGCCTGATGCCATGGCGGCCGCCCCAATCTTGGTAGAGGGCAATGTGCCGATGGTCGTGTTCAACGCGGCCACGTCGGCCATTACGAACGCCAGTCCCTATGTGGTACGCACGTCCTTCACGACTTGGCAGACGTCGACGCCGATGGCGACCGTCGCGCGTGAACGCGGCATCAAGAAAGCCATCACGGTCGTCACGGACTATGGCCCAGGTGTCGACGCGGAGTCGGCCTTTGTCAAAGGCTTCAAGGACGCAGGCGGCGAGGTGGTGGCCTCGGTGCGCATGCCGATGAATACGAATGACTTCAGTCCGATCATGCAGCGTATCAAGGATTCGGGCGCCGAGGGCGTTTTCGCGTTTTTGCCTTCTGGACCGGCGACGCTCGGTTTCATGAAGTCGTTCGCCGAAAACGGCCTGCGGAAAGCTGGCATCACCTTGCTGGCGCCCGGGGATCTCACACAGGAATCGGATCTGCCTGCGCTGCGTGAAAGCGCCTTGGGAACGTTGACGACGTTTCACTACGCCGTGAGCCACGATTCGCCGGAGAACAAGGCTTTTGTCGAGGCCGCTTCGAAGGCGATCGGCGACCCCGCAAGTCTGAGCTTCCCGGCTGTGGGCGCCTATGACGGCATGTATGTCATTGCGAAGATGATCGAGGCGACGGGCGGCAAGCAGGACGCCAAGGCGGCCGTAGACGCAGTAAAAGGCATGTCCTGGACAAGCCCTCGCGGACCGGTGTCGATCAATCCTCAAAACCGTCACATCACGCAGAACATTTATCTTCGGGAAGTCGCCGAAGACAACGGAAAATACATCAACAAGGAAATACGGACCTTTGAAAAACAGGGGGACCCAGGTTGGAAGGCGCCGTGA